The DNA segment GATTCTGTCGGTTGGATTGGCTCTGCTGGAGTGAGTTGGAATGTGTTTGATGGTGGCAGAGGTAAAGCCATGGTAGAACTAAACGAAGCGAGATTTGACGCTGCGATTCTAGGTTATGAATATGCTGTTGACTCTGCTATCACTGAAGTGGATTCAATGTTATTTGCCTATGGAAGAAGCCAAGAAAATGAAGATCGAATTGACCAAGCGTTAAAGGCATCTGAAAAGGCAGTAAGTAAAGCGGTGTCCCTTTATAATGCTGGCCTTATCGACCACCTTTCAGTACTTGATGCTCAGAGACAAAAGCGTGTGATTGAAGACCGACAGGTTGCTGCTCGTTTACAAGTCGCACAGGTTACCGTAGGTGTGTATAAGTCATTGGGAGGCGACTGGAAAATAGATACGGAGATTGGCGATTGATCTAACGTCAATGCCCCAAACGTCATAAGTAACATATAAAGAAGAGCAGGCCATTTATTCCAATTGACCTGCTCTTTTTATCGACGTTTCTAATGCTCTACTGCACACAACTCATATGACCAGCATAATAATTATTAAGTTCGAATCGAGTCTCAGGTAAAGTGCAGCTCTCAGTCGTGTAGAATAACAAAATGGCACTTAGCCTTAATAAATCGAGAGACATAGCCACTAATGAGCAAAATACACCATCATCCAGTACAGATATATTATGAAGATACCGACCATTCAGGCGTGGTTTATCATCCTAACTTCCTGAAGTATTTCGAACGTGCACGCGAGCATGTTATCGATAGTGACAAGTTGGCGGCTTTGTGGAACGAGCATGGCCTAGGGTTTGCGGTATACAAAGCAAATATGATTTTTCAAGATGGCGTAGAGTTTGCGGAGATTTGTGATATTCGTACATCCTTTGAGTTAGATGGTAAATACAAAACCTTGTGGCGGCAAGAAATCTGGCGTCCTCAAGCAACCCGAGCGGCCGTTATTGGTGATATAGAGATGGTCTGTTTAGATAAAGAAAAGCGGCTGCAACCTATCCCCAATGCGATTCTGACATCAATGATGAATGGGGATTAGTTTAATCAATGGCTGTCTGTTGATAAGAGGAGTTGACTTGGGTCTATCAATGTCGCGTTTAGTTTCATTGGCTTGGTGCCATTACCGAGCGTGACGGCAAAACGATACTGTTCATTTAACCGGCCTAAGCAAGACTGCCAATTAGGTTGATTGTTCGGTTGGCTAGCGAGCAAGCTTTCCTTGTTTTCAATGAAGTAGGGTGTTATTCCTCGGTAAAATTCTACTTCTCTGTATTGCTCTTCTTGACCCAACGAGGATTCGGACTTCGTTGTTTGAATAAGCAGCCATTCTTTTTGTGTCATCGTTAAATCAAATCCAAACGACTTCAATGATTTCGCCAGTCCTTGCCCTGTTGCTTTTATATACGACTCTTTTAATACCCAAAGATCAAAAAAACGCTGTCTTTGTTGGTTTTGTGGCAGTGTCAATAAATCGCTGGCTTCTTGGGCTGAGAAATAGTGATTGAGGATGGGGTCAATGTTGGTACTCGGTCTAGCGTGTTCAATGTCTACGCCCAGTTGTAGAGTCCCATTGTTCGCTATTACGACGCCAATGAGCAGATAGTCGCCGCTATGGCTTAAATTAAACTCAATGCCTGTATGAGTGCGTTGGTTGGTGATCAATGTTGGCTTTCCATTTTTCCCATATTTAAATTGCCATTTATCAGGCGCAATAGGGGCGTATTGTGACAATACCGCCCGTAGTAAACAACGAACATAGAGGGCTTTCGTTCTCGACTCATGTTGCCTATAACGCGCCACTTTGTTCTGCTCATCCTCAGAGAGCCAACATTTCATGTTTTCCGTCAGGCTATCGCCGTCATCCAGTTGGGTAAGAGAGAAAAACCAGAGTTGAATGAGAGGAGTAGCAGACACGATGAAACCTTGAGAAGAAAACGTATCACCCATTGTGACGGTTTTACGATTGAAACAACAGATCAAAAACAGCGAATTAATAGAGTCAAACAGCGTCAAGGACGAATACTTCAGAGATTACTCAGATTTGCCGCTGTTCATTTCAAATTTTGAACATACTGAGAATAGAATGCACGAGAATAATGAATGAAAATGAATTTGTTTAGAGAATAAATCACTGATTAAAAACTTGTTACATAGGAATCATTCTATTTTTGAGTCGTACGTCACCTTTTGATTTGATTTAGAGTGTTTGCACTAATTTTTATCGTAAAGGTGCTATTAATCAATTGGTTAGAGCAATTAAGTTTGCAATAATATAGACTACAAAAATTTTAACTGGTCTGAGGAGGAGTCGGCTTCACGTCAGACGATTGTATCAAAACGCGACCTCGGGTAACCTGCTCATCCATTAACCGAATCAGCTGGTTTTCATTGGGAATGCTAATCAATTTCCTTGGAGAACTTCAGCCCGTAACCTCAGTAGAATTATTATGGACTTTGCTTTAGTTTTTGAAAGCGCCGCAACAACTTATCTAATGTTAACAATATGTTAGCACTAGTTTGCATGTGCGATACAATCCACGAATTCAGTATGACATTTCCGCTTGTCATTATATGACCAGCGTAATCCCATTCAAGCCTTTGAATTTAAGACGGTTACCTAGCCGAAGCAAGCCTCCTGTATTTCTGTGCTTCTTCTTGGTTGCTTCTATCTATAACTTTTTCGCTATTTTATCCCTGCCCGAAATTATGACACCTGCTTTGCGGTTGTCCAGTGGAGCCTCATTATGAGCCAAACCTCAAAATCAACATCCGATTCGCAACAAGATATGCGACTTAACAAACGCCTTAAAGATACGCCTATTGCTATCGTCGGTATGGCGAGCATATTCGCTAATTCCCGTTACTTGAATAAATTCTGGGATCTTATCAGTGAAAAAATTGACGCAATAACCGACATTCCCGAATCACATTGGCGTGCCGAAGATTATTATGATTCAGATAAGAGCACACCTGATAAATCATACTGTAAGCGCGGTGGCTTCATACCAGATGTGGACTTCAATCCAATGGAATTTGGCCTACCGCCAAAC comes from the Vibrio sp. DW001 genome and includes:
- a CDS encoding thioesterase family protein, translating into MSKIHHHPVQIYYEDTDHSGVVYHPNFLKYFERAREHVIDSDKLAALWNEHGLGFAVYKANMIFQDGVEFAEICDIRTSFELDGKYKTLWRQEIWRPQATRAAVIGDIEMVCLDKEKRLQPIPNAILTSMMNGD
- a CDS encoding 4'-phosphopantetheinyl transferase superfamily protein produces the protein MSATPLIQLWFFSLTQLDDGDSLTENMKCWLSEDEQNKVARYRQHESRTKALYVRCLLRAVLSQYAPIAPDKWQFKYGKNGKPTLITNQRTHTGIEFNLSHSGDYLLIGVVIANNGTLQLGVDIEHARPSTNIDPILNHYFSAQEASDLLTLPQNQQRQRFFDLWVLKESYIKATGQGLAKSLKSFGFDLTMTQKEWLLIQTTKSESSLGQEEQYREVEFYRGITPYFIENKESLLASQPNNQPNWQSCLGRLNEQYRFAVTLGNGTKPMKLNATLIDPSQLLLSTDSH